In a single window of the Terriglobales bacterium genome:
- a CDS encoding enoyl-CoA hydratase/isomerase family protein yields MATTTAEATKTLVNYRTDGGVAIIEMNDPPANTYTYEMNRQLDEAILKARFDNDVHVLVLTGNGDKFFSAGANIKMLASVDPVFKYYFCLHANETLLRLEHTPKLVIAALNGHTVGGGLEIAMAADIRIARRDAGKIGLPEVNLGVLPGTGGTQRLSRLVGKSKAIELMVTGNTFTFEEAKEMGIVNDIFEREDFMANIMEYARQFCPPNKAAMAVGHIKRSCQTGSEIPMESALAIERELQSLLFKSADAKEGLNAYVEKRPADFKAK; encoded by the coding sequence ATGGCCACCACCACTGCTGAAGCAACCAAGACGCTGGTCAACTACCGCACCGATGGCGGTGTGGCGATCATCGAGATGAACGATCCGCCGGCGAACACCTACACCTACGAGATGAACCGGCAGCTCGACGAAGCCATCCTGAAGGCGCGCTTCGACAACGACGTGCACGTGCTCGTGCTGACCGGCAACGGCGACAAGTTCTTCTCCGCGGGCGCGAACATCAAGATGCTGGCGTCGGTCGACCCGGTCTTCAAGTACTACTTCTGCCTGCACGCCAACGAGACGCTGCTGCGCCTGGAGCACACGCCCAAGCTGGTCATCGCGGCGCTCAACGGGCACACCGTCGGCGGCGGCCTGGAGATCGCGATGGCGGCCGACATCCGCATCGCGCGGCGCGACGCCGGCAAGATCGGCCTGCCGGAGGTGAATCTCGGCGTGCTTCCCGGCACCGGCGGCACGCAGCGCCTCTCCCGCCTGGTCGGCAAGTCCAAGGCCATCGAACTGATGGTCACCGGCAACACCTTCACCTTCGAAGAGGCCAAGGAGATGGGCATCGTCAACGACATCTTCGAGCGCGAGGACTTCATGGCGAACATCATGGAGTACGCGCGCCAGTTCTGCCCGCCCAACAAGGCGGCGATGGCGGTCGGGCACATCAAGCGCTCCTGCCAGACCGGCTCGGAGATCCCCATGGAGTCGGCGCTCGCCATCGAGCGCGAGCTGCAGTCGCTGCTCTTCAAGTCGGCCGACGCCAAGGAAGGCCTCAACGCCTACGTCGAGAAGCGTCCGGCGGACTTCAAGGCGAAGTGA
- a CDS encoding TetR/AcrR family transcriptional regulator: MATTPALGRKRSAETRARDRRFDRRLGEILAFATDVFYEKGYEGASMRDLSRASGMSLAGLYHYFESKEKLLYLIQRTTFRTIIERVRKRLAESSDPVERIRIFIANHLEYFLANKKGMKVLSHEADSLKNGYGREVAAIKREYYAICLGLVEDLKRAQGLESSPRLAVLSLFGMMNWIYTWHNPRVDADAGALSRQMGDIFLNGILASKAKIGAAREKTSARSAPSSRR; encoded by the coding sequence ATGGCGACCACCCCAGCCCTCGGCCGCAAACGCTCGGCCGAAACCCGTGCCCGCGACCGGCGCTTCGACCGCCGGCTGGGCGAGATCCTCGCCTTCGCCACCGACGTCTTCTACGAGAAGGGCTACGAGGGGGCGTCGATGCGCGACCTCTCGCGTGCCAGCGGCATGTCGCTCGCCGGCCTGTACCACTACTTCGAGTCAAAAGAGAAGCTGCTCTACCTCATCCAGCGCACGACCTTCCGCACCATCATCGAGCGCGTCCGCAAGCGCCTCGCCGAAAGCAGCGACCCGGTCGAGCGCATCCGCATCTTCATCGCCAACCACCTGGAATATTTCCTGGCGAACAAGAAGGGGATGAAGGTGCTGTCGCACGAGGCCGACTCGCTGAAGAACGGCTACGGCAGGGAAGTCGCGGCCATCAAGCGCGAGTACTACGCCATCTGCCTCGGGCTGGTCGAGGACCTGAAGCGCGCGCAGGGTTTAGAATCTTCGCCGCGCCTCGCAGTGCTGAGCCTGTTCGGCATGATGAACTGGATCTACACCTGGCACAATCCGCGCGTCGACGCCGACGCCGGCGCGCTCAGCCGCCAGATGGGCGACATCTTCCTCAACGGTATCCTCGCTTCCAAAGCCAAGATTGGCGCAGCAAGAGAAAAGACGAGTGCGCGAAGCGCACCGAGTTCAAGACGATAA
- a CDS encoding universal stress protein: MPVAQPEMIPLLRSHLQLKNILLLVDLDRHSHVTLSHALRIQKLRESRIIACHLLPPAESTFVPEDPTRRWPDLERRRSELELKDLELHTRLKEVSHALLLENGPFHEVVPRIAEEYEIDLVVMGCHQHSTLAKLVFGSTAEELLRGTSLPVMTVGPRMTTVAEATPIRKILFATHFDEPSMHAASYALSLAMDDRGRVTLLHVVSDPRELRAKPQRRLMEIRSRLKRLIPEDADLFCSPEVLIEYGPPAQRILETAQREHSDLIVMGVRKPKYSGLASHAPHDVAYDVISQAPCPVLTLSS, encoded by the coding sequence ATGCCCGTCGCACAGCCTGAAATGATCCCGCTCCTCCGCTCCCACCTCCAACTCAAGAACATCCTCTTGCTGGTCGATCTGGACCGCCACTCGCACGTCACGCTCTCGCACGCGCTGCGCATCCAGAAGCTGCGCGAGTCGCGCATCATCGCCTGCCACCTGCTGCCGCCGGCGGAAAGCACGTTCGTCCCCGAAGACCCCACGCGGCGCTGGCCCGACCTGGAGCGCCGCCGCTCGGAACTGGAATTGAAGGACCTGGAACTGCACACTCGCCTCAAGGAGGTCTCGCACGCCTTGCTGCTCGAGAACGGACCGTTCCACGAGGTCGTCCCGCGCATCGCGGAAGAGTACGAGATCGACCTGGTCGTGATGGGCTGCCACCAGCACAGCACGCTGGCGAAGCTGGTGTTCGGCTCCACCGCGGAGGAGCTGCTGCGCGGCACTTCCCTGCCGGTGATGACGGTCGGGCCGAGGATGACCACGGTGGCGGAGGCGACGCCCATCCGCAAGATCCTGTTCGCCACGCACTTCGACGAGCCCTCGATGCACGCCGCCTCCTACGCGCTGTCGCTCGCGATGGACGACCGCGGCCGCGTGACCCTGCTGCACGTCGTCTCCGATCCGCGCGAGCTGCGCGCCAAGCCGCAGCGGCGGCTGATGGAGATCCGCAGCCGGCTGAAGCGCCTGATCCCGGAAGATGCCGACCTGTTCTGCTCGCCCGAGGTGCTGATCGAATACGGACCGCCCGCGCAGCGCATCCTCGAGACGGCCCAGCGCGAGCACAGTGACCTGATCGTCATGGGCGTGCGCAAGCCGAAATACTCGGGGCTGGCGTCGCATGCCCCGCACGACGTCGCCTACGACGTCATCTCGCAGGCGCCCTGCCCGGTGCTAACGCTGAGCAGCTAG
- a CDS encoding Glu/Leu/Phe/Val dehydrogenase: MVTTQAAPPQLQEDLNPFHIASQQFEAAADKLKLDAGLRATLRNPRRCLVLSLPVRMDDGSIKVFDGYRVQHNIARGPGKGGIRYHPNVSLDEVKALASWMTWKCATVNIPLGGAKGGIICDPHKLSKGELERLTRRYAAEISMIIGPDRDIPAPDVYTDGQVMAWIMDTFSMMSGNNSPGVVTGKPIFLGGSLGRNEATARGCVFVIREACKTKNIDLKNATIAIQGFGNAGSIAADLLFREGAKVIAVSDTKGGVMNKKGLDVPALLTYKRKTGSVVNFPGTEALPSEAVLELPCDILIPAALENQITGANAARVQAKIVAEAANGPTTPAADAILFKKGILVLPDILANAGGVTVSYFEWVQDLAELFWDEDEVNKKLEKVMVKSFNDVLAMATTHNVDMRTGAFILAIDRVAMATRTRGIWP, translated from the coding sequence ATGGTCACAACGCAAGCGGCCCCGCCGCAGCTCCAAGAAGACCTGAATCCATTCCACATCGCCAGCCAGCAGTTCGAGGCCGCGGCGGACAAACTAAAACTCGATGCCGGCCTGCGCGCCACCCTGCGCAACCCGCGGCGCTGCCTCGTCCTCTCGCTCCCGGTCCGCATGGACGACGGCTCCATCAAGGTGTTCGATGGTTATCGCGTGCAGCACAACATCGCGCGCGGTCCCGGCAAGGGCGGCATCCGCTACCATCCCAACGTCTCGCTCGATGAAGTGAAGGCGCTCGCCTCCTGGATGACCTGGAAGTGCGCGACCGTCAACATCCCGCTCGGGGGCGCCAAGGGCGGCATCATCTGCGATCCGCACAAGCTCTCCAAGGGCGAACTGGAGCGGCTGACCCGCCGGTACGCGGCGGAGATCAGCATGATCATCGGCCCCGACCGCGATATCCCCGCGCCCGACGTCTACACCGACGGCCAGGTGATGGCGTGGATCATGGATACCTTCAGCATGATGTCGGGCAACAACTCGCCCGGCGTCGTGACCGGCAAGCCGATCTTCCTGGGCGGCTCGCTGGGACGGAACGAAGCCACGGCCCGCGGCTGCGTGTTCGTCATTCGCGAAGCCTGCAAGACCAAGAACATCGACCTGAAGAACGCCACCATCGCCATCCAGGGATTCGGGAACGCGGGCTCGATCGCCGCCGACCTGCTGTTCCGCGAAGGCGCCAAGGTGATCGCCGTGAGCGACACCAAGGGCGGCGTGATGAACAAGAAGGGTCTCGACGTCCCGGCCCTGCTCACCTACAAGCGCAAGACCGGCTCGGTGGTGAACTTCCCCGGGACCGAGGCGCTGCCCAGTGAGGCGGTGCTCGAGCTGCCGTGCGACATCCTGATCCCGGCGGCGCTCGAGAATCAGATCACCGGCGCCAACGCGGCGCGCGTGCAGGCGAAGATCGTCGCGGAAGCGGCGAACGGACCGACCACGCCCGCGGCCGACGCCATCCTGTTCAAGAAGGGCATCCTCGTGCTCCCCGACATCCTCGCGAACGCCGGTGGCGTGACCGTCAGCTACTTCGAGTGGGTGCAGGACCTGGCCGAGCTCTTCTGGGACGAGGACGAGGTCAACAAGAAGCTGGAGAAGGTGATGGTGAAGTCGTTCAACGACGTGCTGGCGATGGCGACCACGCACAACGTGGACATGCGCACCGGCGCCTTCATCCTGGCCATCGACCGCGTGGCCATGGCGACGCGGACGCGCGGCATCTGGCCATAA